A window from Theobroma cacao cultivar B97-61/B2 chromosome 3, Criollo_cocoa_genome_V2, whole genome shotgun sequence encodes these proteins:
- the LOC18606290 gene encoding NADH dehydrogenase [ubiquinone] 1 beta subcomplex subunit 8, mitochondrial yields MAGRLSNVASRIMGGNGIVSRSVASSLRLRSGMGLPVGKHIVPDKPLPVNDELIWDNGTSFPEPCIDRIADTVGKYEALAWMCGGLSFFASLGLLAWWNDKASKIPFTPKVYPYDNLRVELGGEP; encoded by the exons atggcagGAAGATTGAGCAACGTCGCGTCGCGGATCATGGGCGGAAACGGCATCGTTTCGCGCTCCGTCGCCTCCTCTCTTCGCCTCCGTTCTGGCATGGGCCTCCCTGTGGGCAAACACATCGTGCCCGACAAGCCC CTTCCTGTAAATGACGAGCTAATTTGGGACAATGGAACTTCATTTCCAGAACCTTGTATAGATCGAATCGCCGATACTGTCGGAAAG TATGAGGCATTGGCTTGGATGTGTGGAGGTTTGAGCTTCTTTGCATCGTTGGGATTATTAGCTTGGTGGAATGACAAAGCCTCTAAGATTCCATTC ACACCAAAAGTATATCCATATGACAACTTGCGGGTGGAGCTGGGTGGAGAACCATAG